In Hippoglossus stenolepis isolate QCI-W04-F060 chromosome 21, HSTE1.2, whole genome shotgun sequence, one DNA window encodes the following:
- the fgf21 gene encoding fibroblast growth factor 21: MVTFSQTPFSYLCSFLSIILLPSSRAFYLPDSNPLLSFNNQVREVHLYTDNHRRGMYLQMTQDGRVSGSEVQTFYSVLQLKSVRPGHVVIKGLSSSLFLCVDSGGRLRGQMHHTEADCTFHELLLADGYTRFLSSHHGFPVSLASKRSQGQHAVPFTRFLPLTNTLTRESESERPPNSQSRFNMDADDLLGMGLNSMVSPQFSVDN, translated from the exons ATGGTTACCTTTTCACAAACACCTTTCTCTTACCTGTGCTCTTTCCTCTCTATCATTCTACTTCCGTCCTCTCGGGCGTTTTATCTCCCTGACTCCAACCCCCTTTTGTCCTTTAATAATCAAGTGAGAGAAGTGCATCTCTACACAG ATAACCACAGGAGAGGCATGTATCTCCAGATGACCCAGGACGGCAGAGTGTCAGGAAGTGAAGTTCAGACATTTTACA gtgtgctgcagctgaaatcTGTCAGACCAGGCCACGTAGTCATCAAGGGACTGTCATCGTCCCTGTTCCTCTGTGTGGACAGCGGAGGCCGTCTGAGGGGACAG ATGCACCACACAGAGGCTGACTGCACCTTCCACGAGCTGCTGCTGGCAGACGGCTACACCCGCTTCCTGTCCTCGCACCATGGATTTCCGGTGTCTCTGGCATCGAAACGGTCCCAAGGTCAACACGCGGTCCCCTTCACTCGGTTCCTACCACTTACGAACACTCTGACCAGAGAGAGCGAGTCTGAACGACCTCCAAACAGTCAGAGTCGTTTCAACATGGACGCAGATGACCTTCTCGGAATGGGCCTAAACTCTATGGTCAGTCCTCAGTTCTCAGTGGACAATTAA
- the LOC118100358 gene encoding liprin-alpha-3 translates to MMMCEVMPTISEDGRSGTGGGPSSPAGAGVGGTGGATAGGGFSGREPRGGGDEGGSTGNLESLMVNMLTERERLLENLRETQDCLGTAQLRLRELGHEKESLQRQLSIALPQEFAVLTKELNVCREHLLEREEEISELKAERNNTRLLLEHLECLVSRHERSLRMTVVKRQAQSPAGVSSEVEVLKALKSLFEHHKALDEKVRERLRVALERVSLLEDQLATSSQEVISLKDQIKRRQQGVDGGKDRLPNGPSSGPEESDLERQREGEIERQRSELSQLRERLALMCRQVGEIEEQLAAARREVTKSEEANQKLQREVKEALCQREDMEERITTLERRYLSAQREATSLHDIKDKLENELASKESLHRQSEEKNRQLQERLDEAKQKLQQTLQRAETLPEIEAQLAQRVAALNKAEERHGNFEERLRQMEAQLEEKNQELQRARQREKMNDEHNKRLSDTVDKLLSESNERLQLHLKERMAALEEKNALSEELSNMKKIQDDLIANKETLLAELERIQLELDQLRGRPGSYSRAGSVSSLPSTLFRRSLPGSASELRYPQGGGSLPAGYSNSNSGVVVRRSHRGRWGQSRDDSNKYGDWDSGTMLGPGYDGGVDGGCSDDEDDRETLFGSELLSPSGQTDVQTLAIMLQEQLEAINKEIKLIQEEKESTELRAEEIESRVSSVALDAPLPPSSLGGRDSVGRGYMTPSITSSTLASPSPPSSGHSTPRLPHSPARETDRQNSKDGEECRALALIDSTPPPVPRALRLDRMTHTHPGAGLDDHREFRSLSADGAITASQDSLHKASKKKSIKSSIGRLFGKKEKGRIGAPGRESSSLASTPSDDLGSADPLGLAKLGTGTVEKDRRSKKKHDLLEEACRQGLPFASWDGPTVVTWLELWVGMPAWYVAACRANVKSGAIMANLSDTEIQREIGISNPLHRLKLRLAIQEMVSLTSPSAPASTRSSTSNIWMTHAEMESLTAVTKPEQKEFSWDQILAYGDMNHEWVGNEWLPSLGLPQYRSYFMESLVDARMLDHLTKKELRGQLKMVDSFHRVSLHYGIMCLKRLNYDRKELERRRDDSQHQNQDVMVWSNERVMCWVQSIGLKEFADNLLESGVHGALLALDDTFDYTDLALLLQMPNQNTQARQLLEKEYNTLILMGTERRPDEDGTKTFTRSPSWRKMFREKDLRGVTSDSSETLPANFRASAISTPSVTLRKVQSEVNTGPRGESGSVRTYSC, encoded by the exons ATGATGATGTGCGAGGTGATGCCCACCATTTCTGAGGATGGGCGAAGTGGAACCGGCGGGGGCCCGTCCTCGCCTGCTGGGGCAGGGGTCGGGGGCACTGGAGGTGCGACGGCTGGCGGAGGCTTCAGCGGGAGGGAGCCCAGAGGCGGAGGAGACGAAGGGGGCAGCACGGGGAACCTGGAGTCCCTGATGGTCAACAtgctgacagagagggagaggctgcTGGAGAACCTGAGGGAGACACAGGACTGCCTGGGCACGGCTCAGCTCCGCCTCCGCGAGCTCGGCCACGAAAAGGAGTCACTCCAGAGGCAGCTGTCCATTGCTCTGCCACAG gAGTTTGCTGTGTTGACTAAAGAGCTGAACGTTTGCCGGGAGCACCTtctggagagggaggaggagatctCTGAGCTCAAGGCGGAGAGGAACAACACACGT ctgctgctggagcacCTGGAGTGTCTGGTGTCTCGCCACGAGCGCAGTCTGAGGATGACGGTGGTGAAGAGACAAGCCCAGTCGCCCGCGGGTGTCTCCAGTGAGGTGGAAGTCCTCAAGGCCCTCAAGTCTCTGTTTGAGCACCACAAGGCCCTAGATGAGAAG GTGCGAGAGAGGCTCCGCGTGGCCCTTGAGAGGGTTTCCTTGTTAGAGGATCAACTCGCAACGTCTTCTCAAGAG GTAATCTCTTTAAAAGACCAAATTAAAAGACGTCAACAAGGGGTGGACGGCGGGAAAGAT CGACTACCCAACGGCCCCTCCTCTGGCCCGGAGGAAAGCGacctggagagacagagagagggagagatagagcgACAGAGGTCGGAACTCTCCCAGCTGAGGGAGAGGCTGGCCCTCATGTGCCGGCAG GTTGGGGAAATAGAGGAACAGCTTGCGGCCGCCAGGAGGGAGGTGACGAAGTCGGAGGAGGCCAATCAGAAGCTCCAAAGGGAAGTGAAAGAG GCTCTTTGCCAAAGGGAGGACATGGAGGAAAGGATCACAACATTAGAACGCAG GTACCTCAGTGCCCAGAGGGAGGCGACTTCTCTCCATGATATCAAAGACAAGCTGGAGAATGAGCTGGCCAGCAAGGAGTCCCTGCACAGACAG AGTGAAGAGAAGAACCGACAGCTACAGGAGCGGCTGGATGAGGCCAAGCAGAAGCTCCAGCAGACCCTGCAGAGGGCAGAGACGTTGCCTGAGATCGAGGCCCAGCTCGCCCAAAGAGTAGCCGCTCTCAACAAG GCAGAGGAGCGCCACGGAAACTTTGAGGAACGGCTACGGCAAATGGAGGCTCAACTCGAAGAGAAGAACCAAGAACTACAGAGG gcgaggcagagggagaagatgaaCGACGAACACAACAAACGTCTCTCGGACACGGTGGACAAGCTTCTGTCTGAGTCCAACGAGAGACTGCAGCTCCACCTCAAAGAGAGGATGGCAGCACTAGAGGAGAAG AACGCTCTGTCAGAGGAACTGTCCAATATGAAGAAAATCCAAGATGATCTTATCGCTAATAAG GAGACGCTGCTTGCGGAGCTGGAGCGGATCCAACTGGAGCTGGATCAGCTGAGAGGCCGGCCTGGCTCTTATTCCAG GGCGGGCAGCGTGAGCTCACTTCCCTCCACCCTGTTTCGAAGATCTCTCCCAGGGAGCGCCTCAGAGCTGCGGTACCCCCAGGGCGGCGGCTCGCTCCCGGCCGGCTACAGCAACTCCAATAGTGGGGTGGTGGTCAGGCGGTCGCACCGCGGCCGCTGGGGGCAGTCTAGAGACGATAGTAACAAG taTGGAGACTGGGACAGCGGGACTATGCTGGGTCCTGGGTATGACGGcggtgtggacggaggctgcTCCGATGACGAGGACGACAGAGAGACTCTGTTTGGATCGGAGCTTCTCTCTCCCAGCGGACAGACGGATGTACAGACCTTAGCCATCATGCTACAGGAACAACTGGAGGCCATTAACAAGGAGATCAA GCTGattcaggaggagaaggagagcacGGAGCTGAGGGCCGAGGAGATCGAGAGCCGGGTCAGCAGCGTGGCCCTCGACGCTCCCCTTCCGCCCTCCTCACTGGGAGGACGGGACAGCGTTGGGCGGGGCTACATGAcaccctccatcacctcctccacgTTGGCGTCTCCCTCACCGCCCAGTTCTGGACATTCCACCCCCCGCCTGCCGCACTCCCCCGCCAgggagacggacagacag AATAGCAAAGATGGTGAAGAATGCAGAGCACTTGCCCTGATTGACTCGAcccctcctcctgttcctcGCGCCCTACGATTGGACCGaatgacacacactcacccaggGGCCGGCCTCGACGACCACCGTGAATTCCGCAG TCTCTCTGCCGATGGCGCCATCACTGCTAGCCAGGATTCCCTCCACAAAGccagcaaaaagaaaagcattaaGTCGTCAATCGGCCGCCTCTTTGGCAAAAAGGAAAAGGGGAGGATCGGGGCACCTGGGCGCGAGTCTTCCTCACTGG CCTCCACTCCGTCTGATGACCTGGGCTCTGCGGACCCTCTGGGTCTGGCCAAACTTGGGACTGGAACAGTGGAAAAAGACCGCCGTAGCAAAAAGAA GCACGACCTGTTGGAGGAGGCCTGTCGTCAGGGTCTGCCTTTCGCCTCGTGGGACGGCCCCACTGTTGTTACATGGCTCGAG CTGTGGGTCGGGATGCCCGCGTGGTACGTGGCAGCGTGCCGCGCCAACGTGAAGAGCGGCGCCATCATGGCCAACCTCTCGGACACGGAGATCCAGAGGGAGATTGGCATCAGCAACCCGCTGCACAGGCTGAAACTCCGCCTGGCCATCCAGGAGATGGTCTCCCTCACCAGTCCGTCCGCACCAGCAAGCACTCGCTCT TCGACCAGTAATATATGGATGACACATGCTGAGATGGAGTCTCTCACTGCTGTCACCAAACCA gagcagaaagagTTCAGCTGGGACCAG ATCCTGGCCTACGGAGACATGAACCACGAGTGGGTGGGAAACGAGTGGCTGCCAAGCCTGGGTCTCCCCCAGTACCGCTCCTACTTCATGGAGTCCCTGGTGGATGCCCGCATGCTGGATCATCTCACCAAGAAGGAGCTGAGGGGTCAGCTGAAAATGGTGGACAGTTTCCACAG GGTGAGTCTTCACTATGGCATCATGTGCTTGAAGCGCTTGAACTATGAcaggaaggagctggagaggaggagggacgaCAGCCAACATCAGAATCAAG ATGTGATGGTATGGTCCAATGAGCGCGTGATGTGCTGGGTGCAGTCAATTGGGCTGAAGGAGTTTGCGGACAACCTATTGGAAAGCGGCGTGCACGGGGCCCTCCTGGCGCTAGACGACACCTTCGACTACACCGACTTGgccctcctcctgcagatgcCCAATCAGAACACGCAG GCAAGGCAGCTCCTCGAGAAGGAGTACAACACTCTGATCTTAATGGGAACAGAGAGGAGGCCAGATGAG GACGGCACAAAAACCTTTACACGGTCGCCATCGTGGAGAAAGATGTTCCGGGAGAAGGACCTCCGCGGCGTGACCTCCGACTCCTCAGAAACGTTACCTGCCAACTTCCGTGCCTCCGCCATCTCCACTCCCTCTGTCACCCTGAGAAAAGTGCAGAGTGAAG taAACACTGGTCCAAGGGGGGAGTCGGGGTCCGTGAGAACATATTCCTGCTAA